One Primulina huaijiensis isolate GDHJ02 unplaced genomic scaffold, ASM1229523v2 scaffold38877, whole genome shotgun sequence genomic window, AATATTTAAGTTAAGTAATGTAATTTATATGTCAATACGAAAGGTCCCAACTTTAAATATTGACAGGTAAACTGTTGTCGCGCGGTGGTTTTTGGTGGAAGGAGGCGGTGAGTCGCGGACCCAGCTGCCGGGTAATTAGTAAAATAATATtagtcaaaaatatttttaagaaaattatccTCCCATATTTAATCGAATACAGTCAAATATATTAGAAGTTTGACCAAAATTATTTTTCGGATaatattaaaatgaaatttttaatcagttcttcaaaaaatatgtaagttttttttaaatccaaaaTCCATGTATTTCGTCTCACCCGTTGTTTCAATCTTTAGAAACAATACTTGATTAATCGaatcttataaaaatttcagGCACTACAACAATGCATTCTACGCCCGTGTTGGAGGAGTGAGCATCACAGAGCTGAACAGGCTGGAAATAGAGTTGCTTTTCCTGCTAGACTTCGGGGTTACGGTGAGCTCCAGGGTTTTCGAAAGCTACTGCCAGCACTTGGAGAAGGAGGTGGAGCTGTGGACTGGAATCGCCGCCTTTGAAAGGCCTTCGACTACCAACACCTCCACCTCCGACGTCACGGAGATTTCTGTAGGAGACGCAAATATTTCCTCGTCACCATCTGAGCTAGTTGACTAGATGCATGATGTATCTATCTGTGATCTCTTCTTTAATATGTATAATCCTTCATTTATGGACTTGGAACTAATTAATCAAGGTGTAAGTGAATCTGTATACCGGAAAAAATcatagaaaaataattaatttagacccGAATATGACCCGAATTATATTAGTATTTGTTTATAAAATAACTTTGAAtgcaaattaattaaagttagtTCTTGCATGCGCATTTTGCATGCATTTCTTCATGCTGCACACACCAACTGATCAAACGAATTCAAATTCAGTATGACTTAACAGCTGGTATCACTCATTTTCTCTACATGATCTCTCTTTTTTTAAGTAtcattcatcaatcaaaatctagACCAAGAGAGTGATTTTAATTCTGAATTTTGTTCCAaagtttttgttgaaaaaatttcCACATGATGAAGATCATCATTGTAATGAAAGACTGCGAATTTTCCTTAGATGTAGCATTTCAAGAACAAATTCTTGAAGTAAAAGGCAAGATACAAAACTATCTAGGCATCCCCGTGTCCTCACAAATCCTATCAGTTTGCGACTGGGAACTGATCGACGGCCTCGATTTATCCGATTATCCGCTCATATCCGAAGGTACAAAAATTGCCCTTTTCATCAAACACATCCCGCCTGCCCTAGAGCCCAACAATAACCAAATCAAGGTCACCGTGAAATTCTCCACCCGAAAACTCGAAGTATCAGTCGACAAATATGACACCATAAAGAGCTTAAAGGAAAAGATCCATATAGTTGATGGCACCCCTATAAAGAGGATGACGCTATTCTTTTGTGGATTAGAGATGGACGACGATTTCCGAAATCTAAGCGAATATGGGATTCAAGAATGCTCAGTAATCATCGTGTTTTTAAAAACCATGACTCGAATCATGGTCGAGCCACCAGCAAATATCCTGGGGGTCATCATTCAGACATCGTCTTGCTTGTTGAATGCGGCCAAAATACCCGTTGAGACGAGCGATGCGAGCCGGGTCGAGGAGGTGAGGCACATGTTGTTGGAGAGGAGAATACTTCCGGTCGacgaatatatatttatacacaAACAGAGAATCATGCGTGAAGATTGTAGCCTTCGCTGGCATGGCGTTGAAAATGGTGACTACATTTACGTGTTTAAAGGTAGTGTGACACGGAGTGGTGGATATTGaacaatttaatttgttttatgatgatttatttcataataaacttaattaatatttatatataacaaTACCAATGCTGCGATGAGAAAAGTGAGGCATGTGTTATGTAATTTTTTGCTTTTGAAAAAACCGATTTTCGAAACTTATACAACCGATTTTCGAGCTAGATTTGTGGGAGAAAGTAGTTTGATGTCAGGAAAAAGGTTGGTTTAATTAATAATGAGTATATATAATGTTTATGTGAGAACCGGCAAGTACTTGCTAAAGATACCAATACACAATTGCATGAGAATTAACTACTATAATTTTACGTATTactcaattttttgaaattcaatttaattgtgaaataaaatatgttggtgggagaaaaattctaaatttccgattaataaaaatatgaaacgtAGAATATAATAAGATAATGATagtaaaatttcattttgagGCTACGAGAGTATATTAGTTGAGCTCATAAACAACATTAATAATCTATACTTACTATATtaggaaaaaatataattttactcTTGTAAGttgtcatgttttgagttttagtcATGTAACTTATCAAATTGGTTTTCATGCattaactttgatttttttaatttttctttggtCAATTTTTTTATCTGAAACCACTAAATCcgtcaaatatatttatttaacataGATTATCTTCTAGGTGTCATATGTGACAAGAATAAAGTCATAACTCACATTAAAATTCATCTGatctaaaaaagaaaaaataaagcaaaacgaCCCTCAATACTTAAAATACTATGAAAAAAGTgtcgtttttattttttaatatatgtaatataagttttatttttgtcaCATAAACTACAAGGATAGCTTCACTGCCATAAGCAATATTCGGTGGATTTAgtgatttcaagaaaaaaattgattaaaacaaaaaaaaaatcaaattattagaTAAAAACCAAGCTTTAATAAGTTATAagactaaaacaaaaaaattgaccAACTTATATGtctaaaattgtaatattttcaatattttatgatACTTAAACCTATTATAGTAATTATTTTTGGTATGACATGAGACACCAttttctttttccaaatttaGACTTACATTATATTTGGTATGAATAATTTGATTCATGTATATATTCGATATTATAAGCATatcttatcaattttttttcatatgttTCTCAATTAAGTATTATAGACAAGATAAATAAgttttcaaatcaaatatttgagcaaaatctttatttaaaaaaattataactaaattaattatttgaaaaataaaaaatattatttatatgtaatacataatattaatatatacacTCGTGATTCTAGTGTTTAAAATTTTGCACGAACAATTGGTAGTAATTGGTAAAAATATGGTGGATAAATAGAAAATAGTAGAAATTTTCCTTATTGGGCTGGTTTTAGTCCATTGTGAAAAATGGGAAGGCTGACGGCCCAATAGTGTGCAAAGGCAatacaatgaattttttttaaaaacttcaaCGGAGAGTTTTACGTTGCCAACTatgaattttgattttatgaCGGCCGCAAATATGAGACCCTCGAAACCCTTTTGCATATGGCTGTCGATCTTGCGGCTCGATTTTCGCTTCGATATTTATGTTCAGTGGAACTATAGGCAGAGCAAACAGGGCGGCGCCACCCATTTGTTGGCGAAGATAAGTCGTCCCAACGGTGACCTATGCAACAATGCCGCGGACGCGGAAGCGAATGTGGAGGCAAATTGCGCTGCCTTGCTCTCGACTCCACTCGTATCTTCACTCCAGGATGCTGGCAGCAGAGTGTGCGAAGCAAATACATTaaattttatgtgtaatttttctataaaaataacttttggCCATTCAGCCAAATTGATGGGTCCGCCCTGCTCTGCATGTCCACATTGGAATAACTGTGCACTTGATCGAATGTTGGAAGTAATAATCTGTAGAATTCAATGCAAATTGAGGTTTTTCCCTTTTCCTTGGCATTATAACTGCTATTTCATGTGTTATGCATATTCCATAGTTTAAACATGAATTCATATTTAGATTATGTGGAGCCAAGCCGGAGCAATATTTAGAGATTTGGTTTTTAAATGGTTGACGTGCTTGAGTTTTAGGATGTTCTGGCTCGGCCTTTTCCATTGAAACTGGATGACTAAAATTAATCAGTAGTTCTTTTCAGATTCCTAGGATTTTCTAAAATGTGTTGAAATATGGCATTCGATTTTTGTGAAAACGAAAAACGTATGCTGTTTAAAGTGCaatgaaatgaaatttttgagCTAGAAATTGAAaagatattttctttttataggAATAATGAAGAAAAACCTTGAGTTCAATTGTATGTTCTGTCCTATGTTAACAAATAGTCATAAGGTTTTGTGGGCCTTGCGGGTCTGAGTCTAtcacaaagtatacaaacagtGGTATCTGCCTGACCATCGTGGTGAGTTATAGTGGTTAAGTTTGACATCATTTCCAATGGATTACTTGAGTTTTACCTCCATGTACTATTCTGTTTTTATGGCTATTAGGCTGTATTATTCATTCCCGAGTCTTGAAAAGTTAACAATTATAGTGTGGTAACGAggtttatgattattttcatcATAGTTGTCACGGGTGTAAGACATATTAAGGCGCAAAGGGCACCCGGAGCTTGGCATGCAAGCTGTAGCACGCCCTCAAAGTTTtcgaaataaatttgaaaatttcaaagttatatcaaaatgaatataattataatgaattaaaataacaTGTGCTAATCAATCCAAAGCTTCTTaccaatttaaatatatatagccTTAAGATTTTCCTAGTTAGAGTCTTAATTATATATTCTCACGTGTTAGTAAATGTTTTGGGTGGAACTATTTCTCTTATAGAGTTGGAATATAGATAAACATTCGGGAAAATGTCTTATTAGATGCATACACACAGACAGACGAGCCAAATCAATaaaaagataggaaatccaaCAGTTCAGAATCTAggcatatttatttttcaatcatcttttaagtatattataaataaagaaTATGTGATGAAACATATATCATCTGAAATTTATTGATGGTAAACCGAAACAAAATCAAATTGAACTCACGACTTCATTGTTGAATCAATTAtacaacttaaatttttttactggTAGATTGCGATCAATTAATATTTGTTATGATCTGATTgggtttatgaacaaaagcttgcgaagaataaattaatttgtcGGTAGCTCATCCATCgtgaattttttgaaatgaaattatGTTCAACAACTTTATCAGAAAATGTTAACAAATTATCATAATGATCATTGATATTCAAAAAGCCAACATGTTTATTACAAATATTAAGTTGTCCTAGAAACtgtttaaaaatttcttataaAGTACTGATATCACCTGCCATTGcattaaatatatcaaaatttttaatcattttggTGTTTCGGTCATTCATAGATTAAATACTCAATTATTTTCCAACTGTGACACctataatatttccttcagctaaagttGTAGGAATAATGCTTAAAACCCGAGTACTTCCAAGATGGCTCTGTATTAAATAAATCTCATTAACTCAATATTACCTTGTCCACAACCAAGTGCATTTTTCTCTCAGCTAACACTTTTCTGATGTTACTTGTTTCTACAAACATCTTTTTTCCAGAACTAGACCTACTaaatttacaaatatttttcaatgctTGCGTTTGGGATTTTGCCATGTTTTCATTGTTGTTTTAGcatgcaaaaataaaaacaaattcaatatattttatagGGGTAAAAAGATGTCATCGTGATAAAAACATAGGATCCAATTGTGAAtacaataatgaaaaataacagAAATTCATACGATGCACATGCATATATACAATGATGTGATTTTGGCTTACAATTTTCTCTTGTTTACGTTCAGAAATATCTTTTGCACTCTAtttgagtcgaggatatgcttctcattcaattttcttataaattggtaAACAAGGTCTTTTTTAGTCAGATTCCCAAAAATATTACAATGACACTCATCTTGGAATAATTTTCATAAACGGAGCAGTTCATCATGCATGTGTGGAACCGTCAATAAGAGGTCATCTAGAGACTCTTTACCAAGCCCATTCTTATTGAAATCATTTATTTTCTGTGTTTTTGGAAATACTTCCAAAGATCCGCGTTTTTTGTCACAAATCTATCTTGTACACTTATGACAAACTTGTAACCATTTTGCCTTTAGTTTTTCGTGCATATGGTTTTTCCCTAATCTAGTCATATACCAAACAAGTAATGATTTTTTAACTTCTCCTCCTAAACAGACTTTGGCCTCAATTATAAGACAAATATTTCCTAGTATTCTTTTGTGCATAAACATTCTCATTCTTTAACACCTTCCTTGATAATTCTCTTTGAATACTTTTAGAAACAAGaggaaaatatttacgaagttttacaaaaatttcatcattttgaagagaaatttgattttttttaaatttttgccaTCGAGTTTATTAAGTTGTAATTTGCACAATTTATTGACATCAATCatgtttgaattaaaaattttattgtccaataagctttatgtacTAATACCatacaatgttttccataattGTTTTTCAGCTAGAGCTTATCAGATGAATTGCCAACTGTTTTAGCTTTGGACCATTTTCCCAGTTTTGGAGTTACTAATATTGTGGCTTCAGAGCATCCTTCACACCAACCACTGGAAGCAACTGCAACAACTCAAGTGCCTTTTTGTAGTGACTTTTTGATGGCAGCACCAAATAAAGGTGCTGAGGATTACATGGTGGAATCAGCATGTATGTCTGGTAATAACATTATTTAgtgatttattattttgaattacaTAGAGAACAAATAAGAAATCTACCATTCTTTGTTTTCATGTTCATAGATTTTGGGGTTCTATGACTGGATATTCGTTCCTTTCAGTCCATATTTTTGTCAAAAGACCTAGATGCATTAAAGCGCTCAAGTGTCCTCGGGCTTTAAGCGCAAAGCGAAGTGCACGCTTTACGGAAGTAAAATgcaataataaaatattctaaaaaataaaaattaattcaactttattttaaaaaatatgaaacataAGATATCAAATATTGAAATTATCATAATCTTCATCTCTTGAATATCGGATATTAAAATGTGTGGGCAAAAGACTAGGTGACACAAGGGCAGAGGCGATGGGGGAAGGCAATGCAATGTTGTGCTCTTTTTATGGTAAATAGAAGACAAATTGCGCTTTAAAAGGCAGTTTCACCTctataagaattttttttaaaaaaatctgaaattgcaCAGAAGCGCAAAAAGCGCACGCTTCATGGAAGTCGTGTACTTTGAAGCGTAGGCATTGCGCTTAAAGCGAGCGCTTATGCGCTTTTGACAACCATGTTTCAGTTTCTTTggtttttgttaacaaaaaacAATGAACACATTTTAGGAAGGCAAACTCCTCATGGTTAAAATTCTGCTGTATTATGCTGACATGAAGTATTGTTTGTTTCGTTTCTTTGGTTCTTGTCAACCAAAACAACACATGTAAAAGTAAATTTCGAATGGTCACTTTGTGAAGATGAAAAAAATACTACATCAGGTCCATTTAAGTAGCATTTGGATTGGATGACATAATTATCTAAGAAGATTATGGCTTTAGGAAGAAGACTCGGTAATGAGTAATTGGTATTTGATTGTGTTCATCTTAAATGAGAATTATATGCATTTTGCAGACGCAGTAATGAGAACCAGATCGAGTTTTGGGTCACTTGAAGGATTAAACCAGACCAATAACTTTTTTAGTGAAATAAAACTGCGACAAGGTTAATATTTTTAGTACTTCTTGGCGGTTGAATATACATAAAGTTAGggatttattaatttattcttCATTTGaagataatttttttgtcaattagttaattttatttattcctTTTGTATTTGTCTGGTAAGCTGATTTGAATGGGTAAATATTCTTCAGaacaattttttataattaaaagttATCGTTTATGGCTCACAAGTTGAAAATGCAACTGCTATTTGTGCTCCACGTGGTCAATTGTATTCCTCTTTAATTTtcgtttaatttttaaaaatatcatgcttttaatgacttttctaatttaagataaatatatcattttgaGATATTAATCATTCCGGTTTCATGTACTCAAAATATTGAAAGTAACGTGTATTTTCTAATGTCGGAAGAAAATTTGGATCGATGAAATTTTCAGATGGGTCAAATAATCCATCTCACGATGTATTTGTTGTTGAGAGTTGCcttcttatttaaatattaacatcaatgtaaatgaaatttttattagttaaaGAAAAATACAGGGTTTTGGAGCTAGAAAGTTTGTTTTGAATGCCCTCGTAGTAATATCTGCTCTATCTGCTTAATCATAGGAAACTCGAATATAAAGTTCATTGCCTGTTATAAATTAGGACCAAGTGATTGGTGAGATATTGTTGCCTTTAATGTTGATGGTTCAgcgaataaaaaaatatcgatCAATGCAATTTTCCTTGGTTAAGTttgtttttcttatttattttctgtttAAACTCTCTTCTTTTAATTATATATCTAAGTGTTGTTCTGAGGAAAAGATGTATTTTAGTAAATACTTATTTCAACTTATTTTAAACCATGAAGTTCTGTAATTAGTTCGAAACATGCACTGTCACCTAAAATGGGACACATGTAGTAGTTCATTTTAGGAGTATAATTCTAGACTTTCTTTTGTTGACTTCTTTCTATATTGAATGTCTATTAAAGAAATTTGctagtataaatacttgtgaaactaaaaaaatcaaagtGGAGAAAAATGAATGAGGTATTATGgtgataatttttttgaaataaaaacacaagaatatTCTTGTAAAACTAAAAAATACGAAAATAAATGTAGGATGAAATTAACAATTTATGAAGTGAgtgataaaattaaaagtaaattGAATTTCATTGTGTGAAGGTGAGAAAAATTACCATCTGATATCCAACTATTGAATTTCTAATACCAAATTACTTGTATGTTATTTAGTATTGTGTATAAGATTGCTAAAATCTACTGATTAAAGTAGGAAAACACTATAATAAAGTAGTGACAAATATATTTATGGCTTACTGACTGTTGTTAGAAAGCTTGCTTTACAGCGCATGTCGACAAATTGTTGATAGAAAAGCACTGGATACAAAGCTTTTTCGCCTATAAATATCGGATGCCCTCGTTGTAGATTTCACACTCATACAGCGCTGAACTTTGGTCATCGCAACATTTTTGTTTACTCAATATTAGCCCACATTTTTTGTTTGTTCATCGATTTTTCCATTTTAAACTAATAGGACATGGCACAAGATGGATCTGGCAGTTTTGGTACAAATGACATGAGCCAGCGTGACTCAAAGAAAGGGTGGACGAAGGCTGAAGATAAGATCTTGGAGGACTATTTGCAGGAGCATGGTGAAGGGAATTGGGGTCTAGTACCGGAAAATACAGGGTTAACGAGATCTGGAAAGAGTTGTAGAAGTAGATGGGTTAATTTTTTGAGGCCCAATCTCAAGAAAGAAGCATTTTCTGTCTATGAAGAAAGACAAATTGCCGAGCTTCACCGATGGCTTGGCAACAAATGGGCACGCATTGCCGCTAAGGTTATTAGTTTTGCTTTGTTAATGTCATGTTTCATtgttttttcttattataaTGTATAAGGCGTTCAATTGTTAAGCCCCTGAACTTTTTCCATGTAAATAGCTTCCAGGTAGGACCGATAGTGAGATTAAGAATTATTGGAATACCAGGTTGAAGAGACAAAAGCGTGCAGGTTTAGCAATTTTCCCATCTGAGGTACGCCAAGAACATCAGCCGTCCAATTCCTCACCGCCTCAATCATCTTCGTCTATTTTGGCTTCATTTCAGCCCCCTCATCCATACACCTCGTctttcttcaatccggttgGATCTCCAACCCTAAATGATCCATCACCAAGCATGCTGAATAATTCCTTTTTTAACAACCAGCTGACCCTTTTTCGCGACAACAAGGGTGGTGTGGCCTTGTCGCTGGTTGGTTCAAACAGATCAGTTTCTTCATCTTGTCCAGCGCCAAATAAAGGTGAGGATTGCATGGTGATGGAATCAGCGTCTATGTCTGGTAATAACTTTATTTAgctgatttattatttttagctACACAGAGAACAATAAGAAATCTACCTTTTTATCATAGATTTTGCAGTTATATGGCTAGAAATATGTTCCTTTCAGTTTCATCGGTTTTTTGTTGACAAAAAACAATCAATACATTTCAGGAAAGCAAACTCTGCATGAATATACTCATATGAAATATGTTTCTTTGGTTTTTGTTGGCTACTACACAACCAATTCATTTTTGGAAATGGAATGCATTGCTGtgttattttttcttgaaatttcatttttgtttcTCTGGTTTTTTAAAGCCAAAGACAATAAATACATTTTTGGAATGCACACTCAGCAAATGTGGCCGTGTCATGCTGACTCCATATTTTTAACAGTGTCTTGTTACACTAATTAGGCGGTCATTGTGTTTCATTGCCGGAAGTTGATGACGGTAATGAAAACCTAGGTTTAATGCCATTAATGAATTTTCATCCCACACTGTGTTGTATGTAAGGTAAGCAACTTTGTGAACTGAGTTAATTGTTTGTTTGTTCACCACTGATTATGACTTTCGTTCTTGTTTGATTCATAGGAGACTTTTGTGACATGGTAATGTTTTCCTACAATATTTCTATTCGGTGATTAATTTGTTCACTTTGGTGCAGAACATGAGGAATCGGAGCATGGTGTCGAATCTTTTGAAGCCGAGCTATCAAGCTTGCTCAACAATTACCCGTCAAACATGCCGCTAAATGTGCCCTTACTGGAGTGGGAAGACTTGAATCCTGTTTGCACAAACGAAGAACACATTCAcgaattcaaataaataatgaagaaaagaagtattgattttattttaaaaattaatattattttctagatgttaattattttataagatttgtttttatTGAATACATTGAAAGTGCATATTATTGTTCAAGTTTACAATGTGCTGTACATCTCGTTTATATACAAGAATGTGCCCATCTCTGGAATACAAAAACTAACTCAGCCAACTGATTGATGTTATAACTTCTACTTTAGATTCCATTTATCTAACTGGCACTAACTGTGATGATATGGTTGATAACGAGTAATGGACGACTTCAGTATCGATATCACTAATGTCCGTACGTGCTAGTGGACATAGTTGCAAATGTGGTGAAGCAGGTATACACCTGTTTTTTTACCAGTACATCTGGGTACAACTCAAGAAGTTaggatatttttatgcatttctaTTGCTGGAATCGACTTTTTTTTTGTCTTGGTCTGGAGAAATTGATGGTGTTTTCTGACGGAAAAAAGCTATGAGATGGGTACTCTTACATTTTGATACATCGACGATTTTAAGAAACGAGATTAGCCCGTCTGTTTCTACAACTCTTTTCGGATCCATTAAGGACAGAATTCCTTTGAAGGGAACATAAATATTTGTGTGGATTTCTAACCAGAGAATGACGCGTATATATGGCAAGCAAATTCCCGATATGACAAGATTTATGATTTGGGTAATATGATTGATTATCTCTTTCTTGGAAAAgattaagaaaataatataaGATATTAGTTATATATTaccaatatttatttaatttattacaaCACTTACTAGTGAATaaacatcattattttttatattttttatttaaatgagaGAAAAAGCTCTTGAAACCCTAACGATTTTCTGGGAATTGCTCggtatatataaaatatggtCGAAACCTGCAATTGTTTTCGTCTTTTTGAATTCTATAGTTATGAATTGAGTTTGGATTGAGGTTGTACCAAGCGTGAAACCCTTCGACATATATATACACGAATAGCTTGCAGCTTTGTGCGCTCATGTTAACTTGAAACACTCTTTTGGCGCTcttaattaaagaaaatttacaaaatcGGTCCCTATTTTACGACACAAAAAACATTTCACAAATCCGCCGTTAATTGTAAAATGTTTATTGTGTCGTAAAATAGCGACCGATTTTGAAGATCGATCCTTAGTTAAGGCACCAAAAAAgattttgttatgatttttctaaaaaaattggaATTCGAAAAATCAGTCGCTAATCAAACGGGGCCGAAAAATTATGTTGTTAATTTTGGTTTAAAGAAGGATTTAC contains:
- the LOC140968913 gene encoding polyubiquitin, with protein sequence MKIIIVMKDCEFSLDVAFQEQILEVKGKIQNYLGIPVSSQILSVCDWELIDGLDLSDYPLISEGTKIALFIKHIPPALEPNNNQIKVTVKFSTRKLEVSVDKYDTIKSLKEKIHIVDGTPIKRMTLFFCGLEMDDDFRNLSEYGIQECSVIIVFLKTMTRIMVEPPANILGVIIQTSSCLLNAAKIPVETSDASRVEEVRHMLLERRILPVDEYIFIHKQRIMREDCSLRWHGVENGDYIYVFKGSVTRSGGY
- the LOC140968967 gene encoding uncharacterized protein isoform X2, whose amino-acid sequence is MAQDGSGSFGTNDMSQRDSKKGWTKAEDKILEDYLQEHGEGNWGLVPENTGLTRSGKSCRSRWVNFLRPNLKKEAFSVYEERQIAELHRWLGNKWARIAAKLPGRTDSEIKNYWNTRLKRQKRAGLAIFPSEVRQEHQPSNSSPPQSSSSILASFQPPHPYTSSFFNPVGSPTLNDPSPSMLNNSFFNNQLTLFRDNKGGVALSLVGSNRSVSSSCPAPNKEHEESEHGVESFEAELSSLLNNYPSNMPLNVPLLEWEDLNPVCTNEEHIHEFK
- the LOC140968967 gene encoding uncharacterized protein isoform X1 gives rise to the protein MAQDGSGSFGTNDMSQRDSKKGWTKAEDKILEDYLQEHGEGNWGLVPENTGLTRSGKSCRSRWVNFLRPNLKKEAFSVYEERQIAELHRWLGNKWARIAAKLPGRTDSEIKNYWNTRLKRQKRAGLAIFPSEVRQEHQPSNSSPPQSSSSILASFQPPHPYTSSFFNPVGSPTLNDPSPSMLNNSFFNNQLTLFRDNKGGVALSLVGSNRSVSSSCPAPNKGEDCMVMESASMSEHEESEHGVESFEAELSSLLNNYPSNMPLNVPLLEWEDLNPVCTNEEHIHEFK
- the LOC140968967 gene encoding transcription factor GAMYB-like isoform X4, whose amino-acid sequence is MAQDGSGSFGTNDMSQRDSKKGWTKAEDKILEDYLQEHGEGNWGLVPENTGLTRSGKSCRSRWVNFLRPNLKKEAFSVYEERQIAELHRWLGNKWARIAAKLPGRTDSEIKNYWNTRLKRQKRAGLAIFPSELTLFRDNKGGVALSLVGSNRSVSSSCPAPNKEHEESEHGVESFEAELSSLLNNYPSNMPLNVPLLEWEDLNPVCTNEEHIHEFK
- the LOC140968967 gene encoding transcription factor MYB101-like isoform X3, coding for MAQDGSGSFGTNDMSQRDSKKGWTKAEDKILEDYLQEHGEGNWGLVPENTGLTRSGKSCRSRWVNFLRPNLKKEAFSVYEERQIAELHRWLGNKWARIAAKLPGRTDSEIKNYWNTRLKRQKRAGLAIFPSELTLFRDNKGGVALSLVGSNRSVSSSCPAPNKGEDCMVMESASMSEHEESEHGVESFEAELSSLLNNYPSNMPLNVPLLEWEDLNPVCTNEEHIHEFK